In the Suncus etruscus isolate mSunEtr1 chromosome 20, mSunEtr1.pri.cur, whole genome shotgun sequence genome, one interval contains:
- the BHLHE40 gene encoding class E basic helix-loop-helix protein 40 yields MERIPSAQPPPPACLPKAPGLEPSDLPGMDFAHMYQVYKTRRGIKRSEDSKETYKLPHRLIEKKRRDRINECIAQLKDLLPEHLKLTTLGHLEKAVVLELTLKHVKALTNLIDQQQQKIIALQSGLQAGELSGRNMEAGQEMFCSGFQTCAREVLQYLAKHDNARDLKSSQLVTHLHRMVSELLQGGTSRKLADATPKSLDFKEKTSSLTRSAQGPGKNCVPVIQRTFAPSGGEQSGSDTDTDSGYGGESEKGELRPEPSYCRGDHGCRLPVGEQFGGIKQESEEPPTKKSRLQLSEEENPLAAATTSDLLSYPFLGPHPHQPPFCLPFYLIPPSATAYLPMLEKCWYPTSVPVLYPGLNASAAALTSFMSPDKLSSPLLMPQRLPSPVPTHPALDSSALLQALKQIPPLNLETKD; encoded by the exons ATGGAGAGGATCCCCAGCGCGCAgccaccaccccctgcctgcctgcccaaaGCTCCCGGACTGGAACCCTCAGATCTACCTGG AATGGATTTTGCCCACATGTACCAGGTGTACAAGACGAGGCGAGGCATCAAGAGAAGTGAGGACAGCAAG GAGACTTACAAACTGCCTCACCGGCTCATTGAGAAAAAGAGACGCGACCGTATTAACGAGTGCATCGCTCAGCTCAAAGACCTTCTGCCCGAGCACCTCAAACTTACA ACTTTGGGCCACCTGGAGAAGGCTGTGGTTCTGGAACTTACCTTGAAGCATGTGAAGGCTCTGACCAACCTGATCGATCAGCAACAGCAGAAAATTATTGCCCTGCAGAGCGGCTTGCAGGCTG GGGAGCTGTCCGGAAGAAACATGGAAGCTGGACAGGAGATGTTCTGTTCTGGTTTCCAGACGTGCGCCCGAGAGGTCTTGCAATACCTGGCCAAGCATGACAATGCCCGGGACCTGAAGTCATCTCAGCTGGTCACCCATCTGCATCGCATGGTCTCTGAGCTGCTGCAAGGTGGCACCTCTCGAAAGTTGGCCGATGCCACTCCCAAAAGCCTGGACTTTAAGGAGAAGACCAGCTCTCTGACCAGGAGTGCCCAGGGCCCTGGCAAGAACTGTGTACCTGTCATCCAACGGACTTTTGCCCCCTCGGGTGGGGAGCAGAGTGGCAGCGACACAGACACTGACAGTGGCTATGGAGGCGAATCTGAGAAGGGCGAGCTGAGGCCTGAGCCGTCCTACTGCAGAGGGGATCACGGATGCAGGCTGCCTGTAGGCGAACAGTTTGGGGGTATCAAGCAGGAATCCGAAGAACCACCCACGAAAAAGAGCCGCTTGCAGCTCTCAGAAGAAGAAAACCCTCTTGCCGCTGCCACCACCAGCGACCTGCTCAGCTACCCCTTCCTGGGCCCACACCCCCATCAGCCTCCCTTCTGTCTGCCCTTCTATCTTATCCCCCCTTCGGCGACTGCCTACTTGCCCATGCTGGAAAAGTGCTGGTACCCCACTTCTGTCCCTGTGCTGTACCCGGGCCTCAACGCCTCTGCCGCTGCCCTCACCAGCTTCATGAGCCCCGACAAGCTCTCCTCACCCCTGCTCATGCCCCAAAGACTTCCCTCCCCAGTGCCAACCCACCCGGCCCTCGACTCTTCTGCCCTGCTCCAGGCTCTGAAGCAGATCCCCCCCTTAAACTTAGAAACCAAAGACTAA